The following coding sequences lie in one Chanos chanos chromosome 4, fChaCha1.1, whole genome shotgun sequence genomic window:
- the hnrnpub gene encoding heterogeneous nuclear ribonucleoprotein Ub isoform X2, whose product MSSINVKKLKVNELKDELKKRQLSDKGLKAELMDRLQAALDAEALAADASEQEAEENEENGEQGNIDLSTQDDVGEEVEEAVGESMEAEEENGEDAAAEGECGDLVGQEDDEMGEEEEDVVAGVDMEKEIEEEDEEDKIDDEDGDADKDINADEKNKKGVKRRREEHGRGYFEFIEESKYSRAKSPIPPLEEEDEEFDDTLVSLDPYNCDLHFKVSRDRYSASSLTMESFAYLWAGGRASYGVNQGKACFEMKITEKISVKHINSKSMDVHDVQIGWSLANGSLCLGEEEHSYAYSVRGKKTTNCVTEDYGETYDENDVIGCFINFEGDEVEISYSKNGKDLGVAFKASKESLAERPLYPHVLCHNCAVEFNFGQRETPFFPQPEGFTFMQQIPVENRVRGPKGPETKADCEVMVMVGLPGSGKTTWVMKHTAENPGKYNILGTNTILEKMMIGSMKRQNKDTTKLTAISQRAPLFLGKFLEIAARKKRNYILDQTNVSAPAQRRKMCLFAGFQRKAVVVCPTDEAYKERTQKKAETDGKDVPEHVVLKMKGIYSLPEVGDCFSEVTYVELQKEEATKLLEQYKEESKSALPPEKKPNQGAVTPKKGNVRGRGGKNQFNRGGGPGMRGGRIGYQNRGNFRGSKVPGPRGGFSGPPRGFMPPPAFRGGFPNRGNFNRPAGGMPNRGASPRGGPIRGNMGNMVNRSGALNRGGPMHRGNMHRGGGGAGGPSGGSFNQKFRGRGGNQPNRGGFPNKNGNFGMNKAQAFNQSWQQGFWNQKPWSQQYHPGYY is encoded by the exons atgaGTTCAATCAACGTGAAGAAGCTGAAAGTAAATGAGCTGAAGGACGAGCTGAAAAAGCGTCAGCTCTCAGACAAGGGACTGAAGGCCGAGCTCATGGACCGGTTACAGGCCGCACTCGATGCCGAGGCTCTGGCTGCAGATGCTTCCGAGCAAGAAGCggaggaaaatgaggaaaacGGGGAACAAGGGAATATCGATTTGAGTACTCAAGATGACGTGGGTGAAGAAGTAGAGGAGGCAGTTGGGGAGAGCATGGAGGCCGAAGAGGAGAATGGAGAAGATGCCGCCGCTGAGGGAGAATGTGGAGACCTTGTCGGTCAAGAGGACGATGAAATGGGCGAAGAAGAGGAAGACGTTGTTGCTGGGGTAGATATGGAGAAAGAAATtgaagaggaggacgaggaagaCAAAATAGACGATGAAGATG GGGATGCTGACAAAGACATCAATGCTGATGAGAAGAATAAGAAGGGTGTTAAGAGACGCCGGGAGGAACATGGAAGGGGCTACTTTGAATTTATTGAAGAAAGCAAATACAGCCG gGCCAAATCTCCCATTCCACCTcttgaggaagaggatgaggagtTCGATGACACCCTGGTCTCTCTGGATCCAT ACAACTGTGACCTGCATTTCAAGGTGTCACGTGACCGTTACAGCGCCAGTTCTCTCACCATGGAAAGCTTTGCTTACCTCTGGGCAGGTGGTCGGGCTTCCTATGGTGTGAACCAAGGCAAAGCTTGTTTTGAGATGAAG ATTACTGAGAAGATTTCAGTGAAACACATCAACAGTAAGAGCATGGATGTCCATGATGTTCAGATTGGATGGTCCTTGGCCAATGGCAGCCTGTGTCTGG GTGAGGAGGAGCATTCTTATGCTTATTCCGTCAGGGGAAAGAAGACCAcaaactgtgtgactgaggacTATGGAGAGACCTATGATGAAAATGACGTTATTGGCTGCTTCATC AATTTTGAAGGGGATGAGGTTGAGATCTCGTATTCGAAGAACGGTAAGGACCTCGGCGTGGCTTTCAAAGCCAGTAAAGAGTCCCTGGCCGAACGACCACTCTACCCTCACGTTCTCTGCCACAACTGTGCCGTTGAGTTTAACTTTGGGCAAAGAGAGACACCTTTCTTTCCCCAACCCGAGGGCTTCACTTTCATGCAGCAGATCCCTGTGGAGAACCGTGTCCGTGGACCTAAAGGACCTGAGACCAAGGCAGACTGTGAG GTGATGGTTATGGTTGGCCTCCCTGGTTCTGGAAAGACCACATGGGTGATGAAGCACACAGCAGAGAACCCAGGCAAATACAACATTCTGGGCACCAACACAATTCTGGAGAAGATGATG ATCGGCAGCATGAAGCGACAGAACAAAGACACGACGAAGCTTACTGCCATTTCCCAGCGTGCACCTCTGTTCTTGGGCAAGTTTCTGGAGATTGCTGCGCGTAAGAAGAGGAATTACATCCTGGATCAG aCTAACGTATCGGCCCCAGCTCAGAGGAGGAAGATGTGCCTGTTTGCTGGATTCCAGCGCAAAGCTGTGGTGGTCTGTCCCACGGACGAGGCCTACAAAGAGAGAACGCAGAAGAAAGCCGAAACCGACGGCAAGGACGTGCCTGAGCATGTCGTTCTGAAAATGAAGG GTATCTACTCTCTGCCTGAGGTGGGAGACTGCTTCTCCGAGGTCACTTACGTGGAGCTACAGAAGGAGGAGGCCACCAAGCTCCTGGAACAATACAAGGAGGAGAGCAAGAGCGCACTGCCCCCAGAGAAGAAACCCAACCAGGGAGCAGTAACCCCCAAGAAAGGCAACGTTCGTGGGAGAGGAGGCAAAAACCAGTTTAACCGTGGCGGTGGTCCAGGCATGCGTGGAGGCCGAATTGGATACCAGAACCGAGGCAACTTCAGAGGAAGTAAGg tgccaGGACCCCGTGGAGGTTTCAGTGGACCCCCACGAGGTTTCATGCCCCCGCCAGCTTTCCGAGGAGGCTTCCCTAACCGGGGCAACTTTAACAGGCCTGCTGGTGGAATGCCCAACAGGGGAGCCTCTCCCAGGGGTGGACCTATCAGGGGCAACATGGGTAACATGGTTAATAGAAGTGGAGCCCTGAATCGTGGTGGGCCCATGCACAGGGGCAACATGCACAGGGGCggtggaggagctggtggaCCTAGTGGAGGAAGCTTCAACCAG AAGTTCCGTGGAAGAGGAGGCAATCAGCCAAACCGTGGTGGCTTTCCCAACAAGAACGGAAACTTTGGCATGAACAAAGCCCAGGCCTTCAATCAGAGCTGGCAACAGGGG TTCTGGAACCAGAAGCCATGGAGTCAGCAGTACCACCCAGGATATTACTGA
- the hnrnpub gene encoding heterogeneous nuclear ribonucleoprotein Ub isoform X1, producing the protein MSSINVKKLKVNELKDELKKRQLSDKGLKAELMDRLQAALDAEALAADASEQEAEENEENGEQGNIDLSTQDDVGEEVEEAVGESMEAEEENGEDAAAEGECGDLVGQEDDEMGEEEEDVVAGVDMEKEIEEEDEEDKIDDEDGEPESQPTEGDADKDINADEKNKKGVKRRREEHGRGYFEFIEESKYSRAKSPIPPLEEEDEEFDDTLVSLDPYNCDLHFKVSRDRYSASSLTMESFAYLWAGGRASYGVNQGKACFEMKITEKISVKHINSKSMDVHDVQIGWSLANGSLCLGEEEHSYAYSVRGKKTTNCVTEDYGETYDENDVIGCFINFEGDEVEISYSKNGKDLGVAFKASKESLAERPLYPHVLCHNCAVEFNFGQRETPFFPQPEGFTFMQQIPVENRVRGPKGPETKADCEVMVMVGLPGSGKTTWVMKHTAENPGKYNILGTNTILEKMMIGSMKRQNKDTTKLTAISQRAPLFLGKFLEIAARKKRNYILDQTNVSAPAQRRKMCLFAGFQRKAVVVCPTDEAYKERTQKKAETDGKDVPEHVVLKMKGIYSLPEVGDCFSEVTYVELQKEEATKLLEQYKEESKSALPPEKKPNQGAVTPKKGNVRGRGGKNQFNRGGGPGMRGGRIGYQNRGNFRGMPGPRGGFSGPPRGFMPPPAFRGGFPNRGNFNRPAGGMPNRGASPRGGPIRGNMGNMVNRSGALNRGGPMHRGNMHRGGGGAGGPSGGSFNQKFRGRGGNQPNRGGFPNKNGNFGMNKAQAFNQSWQQGFWNQKPWSQQYHPGYY; encoded by the exons atgaGTTCAATCAACGTGAAGAAGCTGAAAGTAAATGAGCTGAAGGACGAGCTGAAAAAGCGTCAGCTCTCAGACAAGGGACTGAAGGCCGAGCTCATGGACCGGTTACAGGCCGCACTCGATGCCGAGGCTCTGGCTGCAGATGCTTCCGAGCAAGAAGCggaggaaaatgaggaaaacGGGGAACAAGGGAATATCGATTTGAGTACTCAAGATGACGTGGGTGAAGAAGTAGAGGAGGCAGTTGGGGAGAGCATGGAGGCCGAAGAGGAGAATGGAGAAGATGCCGCCGCTGAGGGAGAATGTGGAGACCTTGTCGGTCAAGAGGACGATGAAATGGGCGAAGAAGAGGAAGACGTTGTTGCTGGGGTAGATATGGAGAAAGAAATtgaagaggaggacgaggaagaCAAAATAGACGATGAAGATGGTGAGCCGGAATCCCAGCCAACCGAGG GGGATGCTGACAAAGACATCAATGCTGATGAGAAGAATAAGAAGGGTGTTAAGAGACGCCGGGAGGAACATGGAAGGGGCTACTTTGAATTTATTGAAGAAAGCAAATACAGCCG gGCCAAATCTCCCATTCCACCTcttgaggaagaggatgaggagtTCGATGACACCCTGGTCTCTCTGGATCCAT ACAACTGTGACCTGCATTTCAAGGTGTCACGTGACCGTTACAGCGCCAGTTCTCTCACCATGGAAAGCTTTGCTTACCTCTGGGCAGGTGGTCGGGCTTCCTATGGTGTGAACCAAGGCAAAGCTTGTTTTGAGATGAAG ATTACTGAGAAGATTTCAGTGAAACACATCAACAGTAAGAGCATGGATGTCCATGATGTTCAGATTGGATGGTCCTTGGCCAATGGCAGCCTGTGTCTGG GTGAGGAGGAGCATTCTTATGCTTATTCCGTCAGGGGAAAGAAGACCAcaaactgtgtgactgaggacTATGGAGAGACCTATGATGAAAATGACGTTATTGGCTGCTTCATC AATTTTGAAGGGGATGAGGTTGAGATCTCGTATTCGAAGAACGGTAAGGACCTCGGCGTGGCTTTCAAAGCCAGTAAAGAGTCCCTGGCCGAACGACCACTCTACCCTCACGTTCTCTGCCACAACTGTGCCGTTGAGTTTAACTTTGGGCAAAGAGAGACACCTTTCTTTCCCCAACCCGAGGGCTTCACTTTCATGCAGCAGATCCCTGTGGAGAACCGTGTCCGTGGACCTAAAGGACCTGAGACCAAGGCAGACTGTGAG GTGATGGTTATGGTTGGCCTCCCTGGTTCTGGAAAGACCACATGGGTGATGAAGCACACAGCAGAGAACCCAGGCAAATACAACATTCTGGGCACCAACACAATTCTGGAGAAGATGATG ATCGGCAGCATGAAGCGACAGAACAAAGACACGACGAAGCTTACTGCCATTTCCCAGCGTGCACCTCTGTTCTTGGGCAAGTTTCTGGAGATTGCTGCGCGTAAGAAGAGGAATTACATCCTGGATCAG aCTAACGTATCGGCCCCAGCTCAGAGGAGGAAGATGTGCCTGTTTGCTGGATTCCAGCGCAAAGCTGTGGTGGTCTGTCCCACGGACGAGGCCTACAAAGAGAGAACGCAGAAGAAAGCCGAAACCGACGGCAAGGACGTGCCTGAGCATGTCGTTCTGAAAATGAAGG GTATCTACTCTCTGCCTGAGGTGGGAGACTGCTTCTCCGAGGTCACTTACGTGGAGCTACAGAAGGAGGAGGCCACCAAGCTCCTGGAACAATACAAGGAGGAGAGCAAGAGCGCACTGCCCCCAGAGAAGAAACCCAACCAGGGAGCAGTAACCCCCAAGAAAGGCAACGTTCGTGGGAGAGGAGGCAAAAACCAGTTTAACCGTGGCGGTGGTCCAGGCATGCGTGGAGGCCGAATTGGATACCAGAACCGAGGCAACTTCAGAGGAA tgccaGGACCCCGTGGAGGTTTCAGTGGACCCCCACGAGGTTTCATGCCCCCGCCAGCTTTCCGAGGAGGCTTCCCTAACCGGGGCAACTTTAACAGGCCTGCTGGTGGAATGCCCAACAGGGGAGCCTCTCCCAGGGGTGGACCTATCAGGGGCAACATGGGTAACATGGTTAATAGAAGTGGAGCCCTGAATCGTGGTGGGCCCATGCACAGGGGCAACATGCACAGGGGCggtggaggagctggtggaCCTAGTGGAGGAAGCTTCAACCAG AAGTTCCGTGGAAGAGGAGGCAATCAGCCAAACCGTGGTGGCTTTCCCAACAAGAACGGAAACTTTGGCATGAACAAAGCCCAGGCCTTCAATCAGAGCTGGCAACAGGGG TTCTGGAACCAGAAGCCATGGAGTCAGCAGTACCACCCAGGATATTACTGA